The region CCAGCAAGTGGTAGCCCAACTGGCTGGCCAATTGCGCCGCCAGAGTGCCTTTGCCAGAAGCGGTGGGGCCATCGACGCAAATCACAGGAATGTGCTCTGGCGCAGTTTGAACCACGCTGAACAGGGCTTCAAAATAATCCGGGAACGTTTTGGCGACACATTTGGGGTCTTCGATGCGCACCGGCCATTGCGCCGGGTTGAAGGCCGCCAGTGAAAAACACATGGCGATGCGGTGGTCGTCATAGGTGTGGATGCTGCCGGTTTTCCAGTCGGCCGGGCTTGCCGGTGGGGTCACCTGGATGAAGTCGGCTCCTTCGACCACCGTCGCCCCGAATTTACGCAGCTCACAGGCCATGGCGGCAATACGGTCGGTTTCCTTGACGCGCCAACTGGCAATGTTGCGCAAGGTGGTGGTGCCCTGGGCATACAGCGCCATCACGGCCAGTGTCATGGCGGCATCGGGAATGTGGTTGCAATCCAGGTCGATGGCTTTCAACGGCCACTGGCCTTGCGACACCTCCAGCCAATTCGGGCCGCTGCTCACCTTGGCCCCCATGGCTTGAGCGGCCTCAATGAAGCGGATATCGCCTTGAATGGAATCTGCACCCAAGCCCAGGATTTTGATGCTTTTTGTGCCTGTAGTGCTTTTGGCTATTGCGCCAGCAGCTATAAAATAGCTAGCAGAAGAAGCATCAGCTTCCACATACAGCGTGCCAGGTGTCTGGTATTGGCAACCGGCTGGAACGGTGAAGCGTTGCCAACCTTCACGCTGAATCTGGATGCCAAAGCGTGCCAGCAGGTTCAGGGTGATTTCAATGTAGGGGCGGGAAATGAGTTCCCCCACCACCTCAATCACGATGGCTTGTTTGGCCACCAGCGGCAGGGCCATCAGCAAGGCGGTGAGGAACTGGCTTGACACGTCACCACGGACTTTGATCGGCGCGTCCAGCTTGAGCTGGGGCTGACCAATGTGCAGCGGCGGGTAACCGTCTTTGCCGGTGTAGTCAATCTGGCAACCCAATTGGCGCAGGGCATCGACCAGATCACCAATTGGGCGCTCATGCATGCGGGGAACACCACTGAGCTCGAAACTGCCCCCCATCAAGGCCAACGCAGCGGTAAGCGGCCGAATGGCTGTGCCGGCATTGCCCATGAACAGGTGGGCTTGTTTTTGCGCGGGTTGACCGCCCAAGCCTTCGATCACCACAGTGTTACCGGTTTGCGCAATACGACAGCCCAAAGTGGTGAGGGCGGCCAGCATGACACGGGTGTCATCGGAGTCGAGCACATCGTGCAGCGTGGTGGTACCTTGACACAAGGCCGCCAGCAGCAGTACCCGGTTGGAGATGCTCTTGGAGCCAGGCAGGGTGATCGTGCCACCGGCAGTTTGAAGGGGCGGCAGGTCGACGAACGCAGTGGTCAGCATGGTTTGGGCAGTTGTGTCATTTGCCACTGGGCGCGTGCCACACTGGCTTGTTCAATCATGATTTCAAGGGCTTGCGGATTGCCCGCACGCATGAGATCTTCAAATGCTTTGAGTTCGGCCTGAAACAGTTGGCTTTGGGCCAGCAGTTCGGTGCGGTTGGCCATCAAAATATCACGCCAAACCTTGGTGTCACTGGCGGCGATACGGGTGAAATCTCGAAACCCAGGGCCTGCCAAAGCCAAGAATTGTTCACCTTGGGCCTGATTCTGCACGGAATTCATCAAGGCAAAGGCCAATAAATGGGGCAGATGGCTGACGGCCGCGAAGGCTGCATCATGGGCTTCTGGCGACATTTGCATCACTTTGCAGCCCAGCGCCGTCCAAATGTCCTGGGCCTGTTGGAGTTGTGTGGTGAGGGTGCGCTCGGTGGGCGTCAAGATCAGGGGACATCCGGTGTAGAGATCCGCATCGGCATACTCTACCCCGGCCCGTTCTTTGCCTGCAATGGGGTGTGCGGGCACAAAAGAGCCGATTTGTTCGCGAAGCGCCCGGCGTGCGGCATCCAGCACATCACTTTTGGTAGAGCCCACGTCCATGATCAGCATTTGTGGTGTCACCATGGGCTTGATGGCTTTGAGCGTGGCTTCGGTGGCCGAAACAGGAACGGCAATCAGCACGATGTCTGCACCGGAGACCGCCAGGAGTGCCGATGGTGCTTCAACGTCAATCACACCCAACTGTCTTGCGCGCTCTGTGGTGGAGGGTGATTTGCTGTACCCCACCACACGCTTGACCAAGCCTGCACGTTTGAGCGCCAGGGCAAACGAACCACCCATCAGACCACAACCAATCAGACCAAGTTGTTCAAACATCAGAAGTTCTCCCGGGTTGATCAGTCTGCCAAGGGATAGGTCCCCAGCACTTTGTAGAAAGCACACAGTCCTTCCAGGTCTTTCAGCGCCGCAGCCACATGAGGCTGGGAGGGATGGCCCTGCAAGTCAATGTAGAAATAGTATTCCCACTGACCCGAGCGAGCCGGACGTGATTCGAACCGGGTCATCGACACGCCGTGTGTCTTGAGCGGCACCAGCATGTCATGCACCGCGCCGGGCTTGTTCGGCACGGACACCACCAGGCTGGTGCAGTCTTTACCCGTGGCCACCGGCGCAGGCAGCACACTAGGCAGGCAGACCACCACAAATCGGGTGCGGTTGAAGGCATCATCTTGAATGGCGTGGGAGGCAATGTGCAGACCAAATTCAGAGCCGGCGCGCTCACTGGCAATACCCGCCCAGGCGGGGTTGGTGGCGGCCAGGCGGGCCCCTTCGGCATTGCTGGAGACGGCACGCCGCTCGGCATGGGGCAGGTGGATGGTCAGCCAGTCCTGGCACTGGGCCAGCGCTTGCGGGTGCGCCAGCACCACCTCAATACCTTCCAGGGATGCGGTGGTGCGTAGCAGGTGATGGCGTACCAGCAGACTGATTTCGCCGACGATGTGCAGCGGGGAGTTCAGCAGCAGATCCAGCGAGCGGGTCACTACACCTTCCGTGCTGTTTTCGACAGCGACCACACCGTATTCCGCCGCACCCGAGGTGGTCGCGTGAAACACTTCGTCGAAATTGGTGCAGGGAATACGTTGAATGCTGGAACCAAAAAAACGCAGCGCCGCTTCTTCCGTGAATGTGCCTCGGGGGCCAAGAAAAGCCACGCGCTGGGGGGCTTCCAGTGCCCGGCAAGCCGACATGATCTCGCGCCAAATGACGGCCACACTTTCGTTTTTGAGTGCCCCATCGTTGGCTGACTGCAGGGTCTGGATGACCTGGGCTTCGCGCTCGGGGCGGAAGACGACCGATCCTTCGACCTTTTTGATTTCGCCCACTTCATGGGCCAGCGCAGCCCGGCGGTTCAACAGAGCCAGCAGCTCCAGGTCAACGGCATCAATCAGCACGCGCAGTTCAGGAAGGGTTTTGGCCATGGGCAAAAGAATATGAGGTTGAAGCTGGCAAGAGTCAGGCGGTCACGAGGTCAGGCGTGCTGCGACTCAAATTCGCGCAAGTAGTTGACCAGGGCCTGCACGCCCTCAAGGGGCATGGCGTTGTAGATGCTGGCGCGCATGCCGCCCACGGACTTGTGGCCCTTGAGTTGCAGCAGATGCCGTTCACGTGCACCCGCCAGAAAGGCCTCGTTGAGGCTTTCATCACGCAGGTAAAACGGCACGTTCATACGGGAACGGCAATCTTGCGCCACCCGGTTGATGTACAGGCTGGAGCCGTCCAGGGTTTCATACAACAGCTTGGCTTTGGCCATATTGCGAGCCTCCATGGCGGCAATACCACCCTGGGCCTTGAGCCATTTGAATACCAGACCTGCGATGTAGATCGAGTAGGTCGCCGGCGTGTTGTACATCGACTGGTTATCCGCCACGGTACGGTAATTGAGGGCACTGGGGCAAATTGGCAATGCCCGGTCGAGCAGGTCTTCACGCACGGCCACCAGGGTTAAACCTGCCGGCCCCAGGTTTTTTTGTGCGCCACCAAAGGCCAGTCCTACCCGTGTCCAGTCCACCGGGCGCGAGGCTACATGGGAGGAAAAGTCAATCACCAGCGGCGCATCACAACCCAGGGCTTTCAGGTCAGGCAGTTCGTGGTACTCCACCCCATTGATGGTTTCGTTGGAACAAATGTGTACATAGGCAGGCTGCGTGCTGAGCTGCCAGCTAGCAGGGTTTGCCAGCGTGGTGTAGCCATTAGCCTTGGTGTTGGCGGCTACATGGGATGTGCAGTATTTGGCAGCTTCTTGTGCAGACTTCTGGCTCCAGCTGCCGGTGACCACAAAGTCAGCTGTTTGCCCGCGAGACAGGTTCAGTGGAACGATGGCGTTCTCGGCCAGGCCACCACCTTGCATGAACAGCAGTTTGAAGTTGGCGGGCACAGCCAGCAGTTCGCGCAGATCGGCCTCAGCTTCGGCATAAATCTGGCCAAACTCCTTGCCACGGTGGCTCATTTCCATCACGCCCATGCCAC is a window of Rhodoferax lithotrophicus DNA encoding:
- the pheA gene encoding prephenate dehydratase — protein: MAKTLPELRVLIDAVDLELLALLNRRAALAHEVGEIKKVEGSVVFRPEREAQVIQTLQSANDGALKNESVAVIWREIMSACRALEAPQRVAFLGPRGTFTEEAALRFFGSSIQRIPCTNFDEVFHATTSGAAEYGVVAVENSTEGVVTRSLDLLLNSPLHIVGEISLLVRHHLLRTTASLEGIEVVLAHPQALAQCQDWLTIHLPHAERRAVSSNAEGARLAATNPAWAGIASERAGSEFGLHIASHAIQDDAFNRTRFVVVCLPSVLPAPVATGKDCTSLVVSVPNKPGAVHDMLVPLKTHGVSMTRFESRPARSGQWEYYFYIDLQGHPSQPHVAAALKDLEGLCAFYKVLGTYPLAD
- a CDS encoding prephenate dehydrogenase, translated to MFEQLGLIGCGLMGGSFALALKRAGLVKRVVGYSKSPSTTERARQLGVIDVEAPSALLAVSGADIVLIAVPVSATEATLKAIKPMVTPQMLIMDVGSTKSDVLDAARRALREQIGSFVPAHPIAGKERAGVEYADADLYTGCPLILTPTERTLTTQLQQAQDIWTALGCKVMQMSPEAHDAAFAAVSHLPHLLAFALMNSVQNQAQGEQFLALAGPGFRDFTRIAASDTKVWRDILMANRTELLAQSQLFQAELKAFEDLMRAGNPQALEIMIEQASVARAQWQMTQLPKPC
- a CDS encoding bifunctional 3-phosphoshikimate 1-carboxyvinyltransferase/cytidylate kinase, with product MLTTAFVDLPPLQTAGGTITLPGSKSISNRVLLLAALCQGTTTLHDVLDSDDTRVMLAALTTLGCRIAQTGNTVVIEGLGGQPAQKQAHLFMGNAGTAIRPLTAALALMGGSFELSGVPRMHERPIGDLVDALRQLGCQIDYTGKDGYPPLHIGQPQLKLDAPIKVRGDVSSQFLTALLMALPLVAKQAIVIEVVGELISRPYIEITLNLLARFGIQIQREGWQRFTVPAGCQYQTPGTLYVEADASSASYFIAAGAIAKSTTGTKSIKILGLGADSIQGDIRFIEAAQAMGAKVSSGPNWLEVSQGQWPLKAIDLDCNHIPDAAMTLAVMALYAQGTTTLRNIASWRVKETDRIAAMACELRKFGATVVEGADFIQVTPPASPADWKTGSIHTYDDHRIAMCFSLAAFNPAQWPVRIEDPKCVAKTFPDYFEALFSVVQTAPEHIPVICVDGPTASGKGTLAAQLASQLGYHLLDSGALYRITALAAAQAGLALNASGEDAIANMAARLNIAFKNDQVWLDGAEVTEQIRLEATGMQASQVSALSKVRTALVALQHSFRRLPGLVADGRDMGTVIFPDAPLKVFLTASAEQRAQRRYKQLISKGNPTTLDSLRADLEARDARDMSRSASPLKPAQDALLMDNSNLSIEESVNQVLTWWQDKQPF
- the serC gene encoding 3-phosphoserine/phosphohydroxythreonine transaminase, which gives rise to MRPYNFSAGPAVMPDDVLHQAAAEMLDWHGSGMGVMEMSHRGKEFGQIYAEAEADLRELLAVPANFKLLFMQGGGLAENAIVPLNLSRGQTADFVVTGSWSQKSAQEAAKYCTSHVAANTKANGYTTLANPASWQLSTQPAYVHICSNETINGVEYHELPDLKALGCDAPLVIDFSSHVASRPVDWTRVGLAFGGAQKNLGPAGLTLVAVREDLLDRALPICPSALNYRTVADNQSMYNTPATYSIYIAGLVFKWLKAQGGIAAMEARNMAKAKLLYETLDGSSLYINRVAQDCRSRMNVPFYLRDESLNEAFLAGARERHLLQLKGHKSVGGMRASIYNAMPLEGVQALVNYLREFESQHA